A region from the Gloeocapsa sp. PCC 73106 genome encodes:
- the hemW gene encoding radical SAM family heme chaperone HemW has protein sequence MMKSEYPQSAYLHIPFCRRRCYYCDFPISVLGVKTQPETSGMIRDYVKAICQEISYSSGKPVNTVFFGGGTPSLLPVKDLETILIAIDNTLGIAKNAEISLEVDPGTFNLSQLQSYQGLGVNRLSLGVQAFQEQLLQSCGRSHNLEDVWQAIALIQQVDSFNFSLDLISGLPNQSLVDWEESLTKAIAVAPNHLSCYDLVLEPVTAFGRIYQPGEQPLPTDIATADMYRLAQQLLTDAGYEHYEISNYAQPGYQCRHNRVYWENRPYYAFGMGAASYTTGTRFTRPRTRVEYYNWVQAGCPISSDPVSPEDIVLETLMLGLRLTEGIYLSQFPQSTQAVIIQAVSPYLAQDWVELTLDGRLRLKDPEGLLFSNTVLATLFDKLS, from the coding sequence ATGATGAAATCAGAATATCCTCAATCAGCTTATCTACATATACCTTTTTGTCGTCGCCGGTGTTATTATTGCGATTTTCCTATCTCTGTCTTGGGTGTCAAAACTCAACCAGAAACCTCTGGAATGATCAGAGATTATGTAAAAGCGATTTGTCAGGAAATCAGCTATAGTTCGGGGAAACCGGTCAATACAGTGTTTTTTGGCGGAGGTACACCCTCTCTATTACCAGTTAAGGATCTAGAGACGATTTTGATAGCGATAGATAACACTTTGGGAATCGCTAAAAATGCTGAAATTTCTCTAGAAGTAGATCCAGGTACATTTAATCTGTCTCAACTTCAGAGTTACCAAGGATTAGGTGTTAATCGTCTCAGTTTAGGAGTACAAGCGTTTCAAGAACAATTGCTGCAAAGTTGCGGAAGATCTCACAATCTTGAAGATGTTTGGCAAGCGATCGCTCTGATTCAACAAGTAGATAGCTTTAATTTTAGTCTAGATTTAATCTCGGGTTTGCCAAATCAGAGTTTAGTTGATTGGGAAGAATCTCTAACTAAAGCGATCGCCGTAGCTCCTAATCATCTTTCTTGTTATGATCTAGTACTTGAACCGGTTACAGCTTTTGGACGAATCTATCAACCGGGAGAGCAACCCCTTCCTACGGATATCGCTACAGCGGATATGTATAGACTTGCACAACAGCTATTAACTGACGCGGGTTATGAACATTACGAAATCTCTAACTACGCTCAACCGGGTTATCAATGTCGCCACAATCGCGTTTACTGGGAAAATCGTCCCTATTATGCTTTTGGTATGGGCGCCGCTAGTTATACTACAGGAACTCGCTTTACCCGTCCACGCACCCGTGTTGAATATTATAATTGGGTACAAGCAGGATGTCCCATTTCTTCTGATCCAGTTTCTCCTGAGGATATAGTCTTAGAAACTCTGATGCTGGGTTTACGTCTCACCGAAGGTATTTATCTCTCTCAATTCCCTCAGTCAACCCAAGCAGTAATTATTCAAGCAGTTTCACCTTATCTAGCCCAAGATTGGGTAGAATTAACCCTAGATGGGAGATTGCGCTTAAAAGATCCCGAGGGTCTATTATTTT